From Rhodococcus sp. B7740, one genomic window encodes:
- a CDS encoding DUF3558 family protein, translating into MPAALTLVLLTGCSGATTGQASPGVQTTTAAAPATPWDPCTIPDEAIEQAGLNVATKESGVFGRDQNGFKICGWEDRPPNNKYYLSLIVGLETLDFINDPSTFNRLKPVRVGTRDATQYQQLASDASLNCGVAFTAGPQLIRATLLTDGQVRTPPYDPCTELNRVVADLDSELPI; encoded by the coding sequence ATGCCGGCAGCATTGACGCTTGTGCTGCTCACTGGGTGCTCAGGTGCCACTACAGGGCAGGCGTCACCCGGGGTCCAGACCACCACCGCCGCGGCACCAGCTACGCCGTGGGATCCCTGCACCATCCCCGACGAAGCCATCGAGCAAGCGGGATTGAACGTCGCCACCAAGGAGTCGGGGGTGTTCGGCCGCGATCAGAATGGATTCAAGATCTGTGGCTGGGAGGATCGCCCGCCGAACAACAAGTATTATCTCTCTTTGATTGTCGGGCTCGAGACCTTGGACTTCATCAACGATCCAAGTACCTTCAACCGCCTGAAACCCGTTCGGGTAGGCACTCGCGATGCCACCCAGTACCAGCAGCTCGCATCCGACGCATCACTCAATTGCGGCGTCGCCTTCACCGCAGGCCCCCAATTGATACGGGCGACGCTGCTCACCGATGGACAGGTCCGGACCCCGCCGTACGACCCGTGCACGGAACTCAACAGAGTGGTAGCCGACCTCGACTCCGAACTTCCCATTTAG
- a CDS encoding ABC transporter ATP-binding protein, with translation MIRNSAVAVRLDGVRKVHGEGQRAVTALDGVSMDFGRGSFTAIMGPSGSGKSTLLHCAAGLERPTGGTVTIAGSDIARLDETARTELRRRHVGFVFQAFNLVGSLTAAQNVELPARFAGRRVPAREIAAALAAVGLADRASHRPAELSGGQQQRVALARALITRPDVLFADEPTGALDSRASKDVLSLLRTLVDDHEQTTLMVTHDPLAASYADAAIFLEDGRIVDSLEIERGRPDNSALIAARMAGLES, from the coding sequence ATGATTCGAAACAGTGCAGTTGCGGTTCGACTCGACGGGGTACGGAAGGTGCACGGCGAGGGGCAGCGTGCGGTGACAGCTCTCGACGGGGTGTCGATGGACTTCGGGCGGGGCAGTTTCACGGCGATCATGGGCCCGTCGGGCTCGGGTAAGTCGACTTTGCTGCACTGCGCCGCAGGTCTCGAACGCCCGACCGGTGGCACCGTCACTATTGCGGGCTCCGACATCGCTCGATTGGACGAGACGGCACGCACCGAATTGCGCCGCCGTCACGTGGGTTTCGTCTTTCAAGCGTTCAATCTGGTGGGTTCGTTGACTGCCGCGCAGAATGTCGAGCTACCTGCGCGGTTCGCCGGGCGTCGGGTACCGGCGCGCGAGATCGCAGCAGCGCTGGCAGCGGTGGGGCTCGCGGATCGCGCGTCGCATCGTCCCGCGGAACTATCGGGCGGTCAGCAGCAACGTGTCGCCTTGGCGCGCGCGCTCATCACTCGGCCGGACGTTCTGTTCGCGGACGAGCCGACCGGTGCACTGGACTCTCGTGCGTCCAAAGATGTTCTGTCCCTGTTGCGTACGCTCGTCGACGATCATGAGCAGACCACGTTGATGGTCACGCACGATCCACTCGCGGCCTCCTACGCCGACGCAGCGATCTTTCTCGAAGACGGCCGAATCGTCGACTCGCTGGAGATCGAACGCGGACGGCCGGACAACTCCGCCCTGATCGCGGCACGGATGGCTGGACTGGAATCGTGA